A window of Loxodonta africana isolate mLoxAfr1 chromosome 3, mLoxAfr1.hap2, whole genome shotgun sequence genomic DNA:
AGACACTGGAACTGACAGAAATAGTCAGCTGTCAGAGGGGTCTCTTATGCTGGCACAGACTCATAATCACTGGCCACAGAGGCTCCGCCCCATTTGAACTTCCTCAGGGTGTCCCTGGGGAACATGGAGCCCAGCTTGAGACCTGCTGGTTGAGATGAATagtgaaacttacttctgacagtGATGCTCACCAGCCCACTGAGGCTGGGGCCATAGCCATTGTCAGCTGCACAGTAATATTGCTCAGCATCACTCTCCCTCGCCGTGAGGATCTCAAAGTCTGCAGTTAAGGAACGCAGGGTCTTTGTGCCCAGTTTGAAACCCATGGCCCCTTTGTACCAGAGGAAGGTGATGTTTCCTGTGCCCTTAGCGACCGAGCAGACCAGGACCAGCTTTTTTCCCTCCATCACCTGGCCCCCTGGGGGCTGTGTCTCCAAGCTCACATCAGAGACGCGGACTCCTGTGTGAATAGAAGATGACATAAGAGGAGTCTGAGTAGGGAGGATTTCAGGGGCAGGGAGCAGATATGACAGCGATGAAAGCAAAAACCCCAGGTAAAGTCAGTGATATATatactttaaaggaaaaaaaggagtcTCTGCTGACTTGGAATTGCAGATGATAGTgtaagaaagcaaagaatattgaatacaccatggatataccacggactgtaagaagaatgaacaaatctgtcctggaagaagcacagccagaatgcgccttagaagcacggatggtgagacttcatcacaggtattttgggcatgttatcaggagggacgagtccctggagaaggacattatgcttagtagacagcgaaaaagaggaaggcccacaagaagatggattgacacagtggctgcaacaatgggctcaagcataacaacaattgtgaggatggcacaggaccaggcagtgtttggttctgttgtacatggggtccctgtgagtcagaactgactcgacagcacttaactaAGTGTAAGAAAGACACCATAATATTACCATGGAGGATGTAGGTCAATGTGACTCTCAGATATAGAGAGAGATTCAGGTACATCTCTAGACCAGCTCCTATTCCCATGGGAACAGAATACAGCAGACAGGGAGGACCAGTTCAGGGAGGACCATCCCTGAGTTTCCAAACCCTCAATTTTCTAGATACAGTAGTATGGTGGGTTACAAGTTCAGGTTGCAAATCGAACTGCCTGTGTTTGaatgttggttccaactcttactTGCTGTGTGTCCTCTatcaaattacttaacttctctgagactcactttcttatctgcaaaatggagatgataacgATAGTTATCTTCCGTAGTTGTGAAGATTCAATTCGACAGTGTGCAGCATTAGGACAGGACTTGCTGTACACTAACTGTGCGTGAAGACAGCTATGATTTTTTTGTTCCGGTCCAGTTTCACCAGTGTTGAGTTTTAAGCATGTTAGGAAAACCCAGCCTTTTGGAAGTAGTAGACATTTGCTTTATGGCACAGTGGATATGCCTTTGCCTGAGAATAGGAAAGGATGTTGGAAGTGTCCATCCTGAAATGGAATAACATGGTTCAAAATCACTAACACCCTCTTTTCTATTTATCTTTCAAAATCAAGCTCCAACTTCCTTCCATAAGCCGTTTTCCAATAgcctattccatattcttcttctATAAAACCTCTTACCACCTCAGTCAGATTTCTCCTTCTCTGCAGCCTCTACTAGTAGCCAACCCTAGACCATACAGCACCACATAGTTTATCTCAGGTATTCAGGGTGCTGGTTGAACAAACACTTCTTGTAGTCAGAGATCATGTATCATGCAACAATAATTTTCCCCTACACCTTCCAGCACAGTGAAGATACACAGTGTCTCCAAAATATTCTTCTGTTTGCCTGAATGGGAACAGCAAGGATAAGGGAACATCTCTTAAGGAttctgttatggtttgaattgtgtcctctaaaaACTACGTGTTGGAGTCCTGACCCCTACGCCTGTGGGTGAAATCCCGTTTGTAAATAGGGTTCTTCTTTATGATAATGaagccatgtcagtgtagggtgtgtcctaaaccaaaTCATTTCGGAGTGATAGAAGGAACAGCCTAGACACACAGACAAGCAAGTGTGAAGGAGAGAAGGTAGACGCCACATGTAAATCGCCAAGGGACTGAGGagcctggaagagacaaggatctccaCCCAAGAgtcacatcctgaatttggacttctagcctcctgaactgtgaggaaaaaaatttctgtttgctaaagccacccatttatggtatttgtgttatagcagcactaggaaactagaCAGATCTGATAGAGAGGTTCAGGTCCATCTCTAGACTAGCTCCTATTCCCTTGGGAgcagaacacagcagagaaggaTGACCAGCCTCATGCCACTGCCCCTTTTGGCCCACCCTGGTCGACATGCCCCACTGGCACTCACTCTGCACGTCTATCCAGAACCTCTGGCTCCGTATAACTCGAGTTTTCTCTGGCTTTGCCTCACACCAGTAAGACCCTGAGTTTTCACGCCACATTTTGGGAATCTGAAGCTTTGGGGAGGTGTTGCAGGGCAATCTCTGGTTCCAGACATCACTGAAGAAGCAGAATTGAAGCTGGACACCTGCTGTCTGCGGAGCTGGGTAGATCTTACAGATCAGAGTCATCGAGTTCCCCTCTATAGGCCGGGTGGGACTAGCTATCAGAAGCAGCtctagagaaaaaagaaacacataTTCCAGGGTGAAGGGGTTCAGAGTTCCTGGTGAGAGGCACTTTTGGTTCTCAGCACTGGTAAACAGGGCTCAAAGAACCAGCCAGCTGGACACACAGTCTATCCCTCATATGACCCTCTCACAGTGGCCTGTGGGCTTCCCTTTGCCATGAGTCCACTCTGCTCACacctcccaccacacacacacacacacacacacacacacatcctgccCCTGTGCAGCAGCGTCCTTTACCTGGAATTGATCTTTTCTCTTTGTGAAGTTTCTGtcactgggtggtggaaatggttaagtgctcggctactaactgaaaagttggcagttcaaatccacccagaggcatcttggaagaaaggcctggcaatctacttctgaaagattaaagccttgaaaactctatggaccaattctactctgacacacaaaaggttgccatgagttggagtcaactccacagcatttttgttttgttttgctttgttttttttttttgtttttaacttcctCCTCTGAATGgggcttgggtgctaaccaaaaggtcagcagttcaaatccaccagcagctccttggaaaccctacggggcagctctgctctgtgccatatggttgctatgagtcaaaattgactcgatggcagcgggtttgggttttggctcTGAATGGGGTTTAGGGGAAGAGGAGGTGAGAAAGAGGTGGGGCTGGCTGCAAGGTCCTGGGCGTAGTCTCGCAGCTCAGAGCTTGCTTCAGATCGTCACAAGCTACGGAGACTACCTGGCAAATACTTGATGACGGAAACTTGGTTTCTTCATCCTCATTCTCAATGCAGCCTTTGATTCCTGCTTTAAGCGAGGATTAGTTAGGTATGTGGTTTTATGGCATAACAGCAGGGCCAGAAGAACACAAGGCATGAGTTAGACTTGAGCAAATATCATGTGAGGAACTCAGAAGACTGGGTTGCTTCTGAAACTCTCTTTTGACAGGAATTCATAATCCATTAGAGCCTGCATTCCTGAGTTCTTGAGGCTGCAGAACAACCTCTTTTAACACTGTGGTATTTTAcgcacaaaaaaaaaccaaaaccccttgctggtgagtcgatgccaactcacagtgactctataggacacagtagaactgccccattgagtttccaagcaacgcttggtagattcaaactgttaacttttggttagcaaccatagtacttaaccattacaccaccagggtttccattttaggcACAAAAGAGTAATTCTCACATTCATTAGGTGTAAACATGCCCTGGTGAAAGATCCCCTGTGAGGGGATCTTGTCCTCCTCTCCTCATCTGGGTAAGGGAGGACTTTAAATCAGGACCAAAGCTAAATTAGTTTACATAAACCGGGGTCTGAGAGAAACTGTAGCACTTGGTGCTGCAGGGCAGGGCTAGAGATGGAAGGAGGCAGTGCTACTACTCCATTTATTGTGTGGACCGAGGATTGACTGTAAGGTTCGTCTCCAAGGATGTCCAGCATTTCCTCCATCACCTCTGGTGGAGCACCCAGCTGGGAAGTACACAGGGACCTTAGAGCCTCCCAGGCTGGAGGACAGAGATTCTCTAGCTTCAGTCTTCGGCACCCTCTGCCTTCCTTGCCAAAATACTATCTTCCTCCCCACACTGTGCTTCCCAGAAATAAGATGGTGTTCTTGAGGTCAGAGCAAGACCTGTACATGCGTTGAGCAGGCACACGTCAGGTGCAGAGACTGGCGTAAACAGCGCAGCCCAGGCCCAAGGGAGCCACTGATGTGTTTATACACCTCAGCAGTGTCAGCAGGGTGTGTCTTGGACGAGCAGGGGCTGCTCAGACAGCCATTCACCGGCCTCTTCCAGTGACAAGGCACCCACAGACCGCGAAGAAGAAAGGGAAGTTGCAACTCACCGGTTGGTTCACAGAGTGGAGCTGGGAGAGAAGGCAGCAGAGATCAGTAGAGAGCAGCAAAGTTTAACTCTACaatccaccctccttccctcttaccctcccccatctctgcctttcttcctccttaaccttctctttcctccctctttctcttctgcccTCTCTCCTTTCATATTCTCCTCCCCTTTCCTGCCtccctttcttccctcttttcctttccccTCATTCCACATCACTTATAAAACACCTTCCTACAAAAAACACATGGCTTTTTTTGCACCATCATAAAGTAATTTATGatcacttttctcatctgtaattaGGAAATGGTGCCTTTGCTTTTAACTACTTGGCAGCTCCCTTCTTCACGCCCCTCACTTCTAGCCCTTCAATTCAAAAGTGTTCCTGATCCAGCTCAAGACTCTCTGCTCATAGTAACAACAGAGTCAGACAAGGAGAGTGGAGGGGATCATCCTCAAGGTCGTGGTGCCCCTTTATTTACCAAGTTCGGATCAGAGTAAGCTTAGAGACAAGAGAAGGAATTCGGATTTCTCCAAAGACATTCTCAAGGATTGGACCCAGATATTTTGGCATAATGGTCAAGAAGAGAGCATTCTGAGGAAAATGTGAGCTCTGTAGCCAGATGGGATAGACTTAAATGCTGGCTCTTTGtctacaagctgtgtgacctttggaaAAATGCTTTATCTCTTTGTGCTTTagcttccttctctgtaaaatggaaataataagagtaCCTACCCCTAGAGTTTTTGCCAGGATTAAAAAAGCTAGTAcctataaagtgcttagaataatgCCTGAAAATGTGTTGGCACCCAATTAATATTGTctagtattattattatctctTTCAGTTCATGTTTAGTTTGAGATGCCTgatgttttaaattaaatatttatgtgaatAATTAGTTCCTCAGGTAGAGAGGAGGGAACAATGATAGGTAAGATAAAAatcacattttgcttattcatgcattcagcaattttttttttaattttactttagatgaaggttcacagaacagactagtttctcattaaacggttagCACACAtactgttgtatgacattggttaacaccccatgacatgtcaacaccctcccttctcaaccttgggttccctattaccagctttcctgtcccctgccttctagtctttgcccctgggctgttgtatccctttaatcttgttttgttttatgggcctatccagtctttggctgaagaatgaccctcaggagtgacttcactactgagctaaaagggtgtccaggggccatactcttggggtttctccagtctctggcaggCCAGTAGGACTGTCtatttgtgagttaggattttgttctacatttttctccagctgtgtccagggaccctctattatgatctctgtcagggcagtcagtggtggtagccgggcaccatctagctagctgtactggactcggtctggtggaggccatggtagatgtggtccgttagtcctttggactaatctttaccttgtatgtttagttttctttattcttccttgctctcaaaagtgtgagactagtggagtatcttagatggccacttacaggcttttaagacc
This region includes:
- the LOC135230841 gene encoding Fc receptor-like protein 1 isoform X2 — protein: MLLRLLLFIYAPLCEPTELLLIASPTRPIEGNSMTLICKIYPAPQTAGVQLQFCFFSDVWNQRLPCNTSPKLQIPKMWRENSGSYWCEAKPEKTRVIRSQRFWIDVQRVRVSDVSLETQPPGGQVMEGKKLVLVCSVAKGTGNITFLWYKGAMGFKLGTKTLRSLTADFEILTARESDAEQYYCAADNGYGPSLSGLVSITVRNIILGNSSAPSGGGASFNLTAEHSGNYFCEADNGLGAQHSEAVLLNITVPTKDRRELLTIGVIEGLLGTLGPTAVILLFCYWLKKKIGNRSARDPLRSPPSPVPQDFTSVNSPTPAPPQPVYENVNVVSGDDVYSLVYCSQQERKPAAEPPRTLTEDEVSLAIYSKVKQASNMDVDYEDAM